From the Rhodopirellula islandica genome, the window ACCTTGTTGTCTTCGCCCGGACTCTCCTCCGCGAAAGAATGGTCGGTGCCGGTGGGAGGCAACGCCTTCCGCACGCAACCCGAACCCGGCGGTCGATCGCTCCGTCGAGATGGCACACTCCAGCTCCGTGACCCTGCTGAAGTCCATTCGGTGTACTTCCATGTCAGCGGAAGCGACACGCTTCAGCTTGGCCTGAAAGGCAACGCCCGCAACCACCCCACAACGGTCCAAGCGAGCATCGGCGAAACCAAGCTCTCCTGCGAATTGCACCCGGCACCTGCAAAGACTTACCCGCTCGGCGAAATCGAAGTTACCGAAGCGGGCTACGTCCGGGTCGACCTGCAACTGACAGCTGCTACGAACGGCCAAACCAACCACTCGGTGAACATCGCCGACTTGGTCGTCACGCCCTCCAACGACGATCTGCAACTCGACTACATCCAGACCAATGACGGCAACATGTTCTACTGGGGACGTCGCGGGCCGTCGGTTCACTTGGGTTACCGCCTGCCAAAGGCAACCGACCTGACGTACGCCTACAGCGAGATCACCGTCCCCGACGGCCAAGATCAAATGGGCACCTACTTCATGGCCAATGGTTTCGGCGAAGGGTACTTCGGCATGCAGGTCAACAGCCCCACAGAACGGCGAGTTCTGTTTTCAATCTGGAGCCCCTTCCGCACTGACAACCCCAACGAAATCCCTGACGAAGACCGAGTCGAGACGCTTGCAAAAGGCGACGACGTCATCGCCAAAGACTTTGGCAACGAAGGCTCCGGCGGCCAAAGCTTCTTTCGCTACCCTTGGGAAGCCGGCAAGACCTATCGATTCCTGACCGAAGTCAAACCCGATGGCGAGGGCAACACGTTGTACACCTCTTGGTTCGGCGACAAAGCGAAGAACGAATGGCGTTTGGTGGCCAGCTTCCGACGCCCCAAGACTGACAAGCATCTGACCGGCTTCCACTCTTTCCTCGAAAACTTCTCGCCAGAACAAGGCCACCTGCAACGTTCAGCTCACTATGGCAACCAATGGGTCTGTG encodes:
- a CDS encoding DUF3472 domain-containing protein, producing MDSNAASFLTRENVPRLLSNRPYFKIHTMNCRFVLPTLVISLATLLSSPGLSSAKEWSVPVGGNAFRTQPEPGGRSLRRDGTLQLRDPAEVHSVYFHVSGSDTLQLGLKGNARNHPTTVQASIGETKLSCELHPAPAKTYPLGEIEVTEAGYVRVDLQLTAATNGQTNHSVNIADLVVTPSNDDLQLDYIQTNDGNMFYWGRRGPSVHLGYRLPKATDLTYAYSEITVPDGQDQMGTYFMANGFGEGYFGMQVNSPTERRVLFSIWSPFRTDNPNEIPDEDRVETLAKGDDVIAKDFGNEGSGGQSFFRYPWEAGKTYRFLTEVKPDGEGNTLYTSWFGDKAKNEWRLVASFRRPKTDKHLTGFHSFLENFSPEQGHLQRSAHYGNQWVCDVNGEWHEITRAKLTGDNTARGRHRLDYAGGSQDDHFFLKNCGFFSDSVALDQLFERESTADQQPAIDWDQLPR